A single genomic interval of Saccharothrix saharensis harbors:
- a CDS encoding pyridoxal-phosphate dependent enzyme — protein MTPTPVHDHITDALKAPALVRLSPGIVLIRFETLKVYAALGAVRHLLRTGVIHKGQTLVDSSSGIYALALAMACHRHGLRCHIVASTTVDDTIRAQLEILGVTVDQMPPSDDLRLDQNRRVARVRELLARDPGLHWMRQYHDPVHHLGYAELADLVRRALPEQELTVVGSVGTGASSGGLTRSLRGHDPGVRLVGVQPFGSVTFGSERFTDPDAIIAGIGSAIPFDNVHHELYDRVHWLDFQHAMAATIGLMRDHAVFAGLSTGAAHLAARWEANRDPGRTHLVIGADTGHRYAARVFARHREALDPARLAPVEITSLDDLAPPWAAMEWARRAVVPAQERRKDPVP, from the coding sequence ATGACCCCCACGCCGGTGCACGACCACATCACCGACGCGCTCAAGGCGCCCGCGCTCGTCCGGCTCTCCCCCGGCATCGTGCTGATCCGGTTCGAGACGCTGAAGGTGTACGCGGCGCTGGGCGCGGTCCGGCACCTGCTCCGCACCGGCGTGATCCACAAAGGACAGACGCTGGTCGACAGCTCCAGCGGCATCTACGCGCTCGCGCTGGCGATGGCCTGCCACCGGCACGGCCTGCGCTGCCACATCGTGGCTTCCACCACCGTGGACGACACGATCCGCGCCCAGCTCGAGATCCTGGGCGTCACCGTGGACCAGATGCCGCCGTCGGACGACCTGCGGCTGGACCAGAACCGCCGGGTCGCCCGGGTGCGCGAGCTGCTGGCCCGCGACCCCGGGCTGCACTGGATGCGCCAGTACCACGACCCCGTCCACCACCTCGGGTACGCCGAGCTGGCCGACCTGGTGCGCCGGGCGTTGCCGGAGCAGGAGCTGACGGTGGTGGGCAGCGTCGGGACCGGGGCCTCCAGCGGCGGGCTGACGCGGTCGTTGCGCGGGCACGACCCCGGCGTGCGGCTGGTCGGCGTGCAGCCGTTCGGCAGCGTCACGTTCGGCAGCGAGCGGTTCACCGATCCCGACGCCATCATCGCGGGCATCGGCAGCGCCATCCCGTTCGACAACGTCCACCACGAGCTGTACGACCGCGTGCACTGGTTGGACTTCCAGCACGCCATGGCCGCCACCATCGGCCTGATGCGCGACCACGCCGTGTTCGCGGGCCTGTCCACCGGCGCGGCGCACCTGGCCGCGCGCTGGGAAGCGAACCGCGATCCCGGTCGGACGCACCTCGTGATCGGGGCGGACACCGGCCACCGCTACGCGGCCCGCGTGTTCGCCCGCCACCGCGAGGCCCTGGACCCGGCGCGGCTCGCGCCGGTGGAGATCACCTCGCTGGACGACCTGGCGCCGCCGTGGGCCGCGATGGAGTGGGCCCGCCGGGCGGTCGTCCCCGCGCAGGAACGCCGGAAGGACCCCGTGCCGTGA
- a CDS encoding DJ-1/PfpI family protein — translation MERRTFLRASALSVGAGGALAAGTASAASPLRVRVLVFDGVEEQDFVAPVEVLGLAGRMSGGAVTTSLAAAARPGTVTCTYGTKVEVAEAWTPGTADVLVVPGGGYTDKTGPGVNRLAADREFLRRLAATRALRVGICTGTMVLSAAGLTRGRNATTHTGAKADLAAQGANVVNARVVDDGDLITGGGITSGLDVALWLVERFLGAKLAQRVETVLEYERRGTVWRA, via the coding sequence GTGGAACGTCGCACTTTCTTGCGCGCGTCGGCGTTGTCCGTGGGAGCCGGCGGCGCGCTGGCGGCCGGCACGGCGAGCGCGGCGTCGCCGCTCCGGGTGCGGGTACTGGTGTTCGACGGGGTGGAGGAGCAGGACTTCGTCGCGCCGGTGGAGGTGTTGGGCCTGGCCGGGCGGATGAGCGGCGGCGCGGTGACGACGTCGCTGGCCGCCGCCGCGCGGCCCGGCACGGTCACGTGCACCTACGGCACGAAGGTCGAGGTCGCCGAGGCGTGGACGCCGGGCACGGCGGACGTGCTGGTCGTGCCCGGCGGCGGCTACACCGACAAGACCGGGCCGGGCGTCAACCGGCTCGCGGCCGACCGGGAGTTCCTGCGCCGGCTCGCCGCCACCCGCGCCCTGAGGGTCGGCATCTGCACCGGCACGATGGTGCTCTCCGCCGCCGGCCTCACCCGGGGCCGCAACGCGACCACGCACACCGGCGCGAAGGCGGACCTGGCGGCACAGGGCGCGAACGTCGTCAACGCCCGCGTGGTGGACGACGGCGACCTGATCACGGGCGGCGGCATCACGTCCGGGCTGGACGTGGCGCTGTGGCTGGTGGAGCGGTTCCTCGGGGCGAAGCTCGCCCAACGCGTGGAGACGGTCCTGGAGTACGAGCGGCGCGGCACGGTCTGGCGCGCCTGA
- a CDS encoding SDR family oxidoreductase, with amino-acid sequence MTENTPVTATTRVALVTGGSGGIGRAVAERLAADGFAVGVQYAGNKNGAGEVVAAITARGGQALAVAGDVADERDMGAVFDAVEAEFGGIDVVVNTAGIMILAPIAELALDDLDRMHRTNIRGTVVVAQQAARRLRRGGAIVNFSTSVTRTRLPTYGAYVASKAAVEGMTLVLARELRGKDITVNAVAPGPTATPLFLRDKDDTAVAAFAGAAPLERLGQPEDIAETVAFLAGPARWINGQVLFANGGLA; translated from the coding sequence ATGACCGAGAACACCCCCGTCACCGCCACCACCCGGGTCGCCCTCGTCACCGGCGGCAGCGGCGGGATCGGAAGGGCCGTTGCCGAGCGCCTGGCCGCGGACGGCTTTGCGGTCGGTGTGCAGTACGCCGGCAACAAGAACGGGGCCGGCGAGGTCGTCGCCGCCATCACGGCTCGCGGTGGGCAGGCACTGGCCGTGGCCGGTGATGTGGCCGACGAGCGGGACATGGGCGCCGTGTTCGACGCCGTCGAAGCGGAGTTCGGCGGGATCGACGTCGTCGTCAACACCGCCGGGATCATGATCCTCGCGCCGATCGCCGAACTGGCCCTGGACGACCTGGACCGAATGCACCGCACGAACATCCGCGGCACGGTCGTCGTCGCCCAGCAGGCCGCCCGCCGCCTTCGCCGCGGCGGGGCGATCGTCAACTTCTCCACCTCCGTCACCCGCACCCGGTTGCCCACCTACGGCGCCTACGTCGCGAGCAAGGCCGCGGTCGAGGGCATGACCCTGGTCCTGGCCCGCGAGCTGCGCGGCAAGGACATCACCGTCAACGCGGTCGCGCCCGGCCCGACCGCCACGCCGTTGTTCCTGCGGGACAAGGACGACACCGCGGTCGCCGCGTTCGCCGGGGCCGCCCCGCTCGAACGCCTCGGGCAGCCGGAGGACATCGCCGAGACCGTCGCGTTCCTCGCCGGTCCGGCCCGCTGGATCAACGGCCAGGTGCTCTTCGCCAACGGCGGCCTCGCCTGA
- a CDS encoding TetR/AcrR family transcriptional regulator, whose translation MDNRSAILAAATELLETSPTGDISTRAVGERAGVQQPVIYRLFGDKDSLLAAVVDRGFAEYLAAKRSATPTDDPVADLRHGWDGHTRFALDHPNVYRLMYTPRLASPPRAVREARELLRGVLERVARAGRLAVEPDHAADVVMAANTGVALSLLNRPETDRDPELSARIRDIVLPGILTPDPDAGPTTTSPTVAQAATTLSALLRSNRPESFSRAEFALLTEWLNHLATTTP comes from the coding sequence ATGGACAACAGATCAGCGATCCTGGCGGCGGCCACCGAGCTGCTGGAGACCTCGCCGACCGGCGACATCTCCACGCGGGCCGTCGGGGAGCGGGCCGGCGTGCAGCAGCCGGTGATCTACCGCCTCTTCGGCGACAAGGACAGCCTGCTGGCCGCCGTCGTCGACCGCGGGTTCGCGGAGTACCTGGCGGCGAAGCGGTCCGCGACGCCGACCGACGACCCGGTGGCCGACCTGCGGCACGGCTGGGACGGGCACACGAGGTTCGCCCTGGACCACCCGAACGTCTACCGCCTGATGTACACGCCACGGCTGGCCTCGCCGCCGCGGGCCGTCCGCGAGGCGCGCGAGCTGCTGCGGGGCGTGCTCGAACGAGTCGCCCGGGCCGGCCGACTGGCGGTCGAACCCGACCACGCCGCCGACGTCGTGATGGCCGCCAACACCGGCGTCGCCCTGTCCCTGCTGAACCGCCCCGAGACCGACCGCGACCCGGAGCTCTCGGCCCGCATCCGGGACATCGTCCTGCCCGGCATCCTCACCCCCGACCCGGACGCCGGCCCCACCACCACCTCGCCAACCGTCGCCCAAGCCGCGACGACGCTGAGCGCACTGCTGCGCTCCAACCGACCGGAGTCGTTCAGCCGGGCGGAATTCGCCCTCCTGACCGAATGGCTGAACCACCTGGCCACCACCACCCCCTGA
- a CDS encoding helix-turn-helix domain-containing protein produces MAAAHGRGRLLGQVLRGMATDRGVVEELVRAAREQSPEVARLPEVENRRHVEVLLATGLDFLERSDEPEAQDFEAAEALGADRAAQGISIDGLLRGVQAGRTRAMKIAIARSRDAGVPDEVLLEGMVDLDRYTGALERHVINGYHTAELELSRTDRDARTHLLRRLLLHGDGGPPERAELRRAGLSSDGRYHCLVSDVTQPGEARALEQRLLACGGVFGLVEGRLTGLSARRPTPADLAPDVLLVVAPATGLTAMRDVHPLCVAGLRIAGREGLRGVHDLTDLAGEVALAAQPVLADLLRGTLAALDHADDFHRELVGTALVYLDHGQRLGHAAAALHVHPNTVRYRLDRLAEITGTPWDDVATDPSTVLGTLRHWWALRAWLDQHP; encoded by the coding sequence GTGGCGGCAGCGCACGGCCGCGGTCGCCTGCTCGGGCAGGTGCTCCGGGGGATGGCGACCGACCGGGGCGTGGTGGAGGAACTGGTCCGCGCCGCGCGCGAGCAGTCACCGGAGGTGGCCCGGCTGCCGGAGGTGGAGAACCGGCGGCACGTCGAGGTGCTGCTGGCGACCGGGCTCGACTTCCTCGAGCGGTCCGACGAGCCGGAGGCGCAGGACTTCGAGGCCGCCGAGGCGCTGGGCGCGGACCGGGCGGCGCAGGGCATCTCGATCGACGGCCTGCTGCGCGGCGTCCAGGCCGGTCGCACCAGGGCGATGAAGATCGCCATCGCGCGCAGCCGTGACGCGGGCGTGCCCGACGAGGTGCTGCTGGAGGGGATGGTCGACCTCGACCGCTACACCGGGGCGCTGGAACGGCACGTGATCAACGGCTACCACACGGCGGAGCTGGAGCTGTCCCGCACCGACCGCGACGCGCGGACCCACCTGCTGCGGCGGTTGTTGCTGCACGGTGATGGCGGGCCGCCGGAACGGGCGGAGCTGCGGCGCGCGGGCCTGTCGTCCGACGGGCGCTACCACTGCCTGGTGTCGGACGTGACGCAGCCGGGTGAGGCGCGGGCGTTGGAGCAACGCCTCCTGGCGTGCGGCGGCGTGTTCGGGTTGGTCGAGGGGCGGCTGACCGGGTTGTCGGCGCGCCGGCCGACGCCCGCGGACCTCGCGCCGGACGTGCTGCTGGTGGTGGCGCCGGCGACGGGGCTCACCGCCATGCGCGACGTGCACCCGTTGTGCGTGGCGGGCCTGCGGATCGCCGGGCGGGAGGGGCTGCGCGGCGTGCACGACCTCACCGACCTGGCGGGCGAGGTGGCCCTGGCCGCGCAACCGGTGCTCGCCGACCTGCTGCGCGGCACGCTGGCGGCCCTGGACCACGCCGACGACTTCCACCGCGAACTGGTCGGCACCGCCCTGGTCTACCTCGACCACGGGCAACGCCTGGGCCACGCCGCCGCCGCGCTGCACGTGCACCCCAACACCGTGCGGTACCGGCTCGACCGGTTGGCCGAGATCACCGGCACGCCCTGGGACGACGTCGCCACCGACCCGTCGACCGTGCTGGGCACCCTGCGCCACTGGTGGGCGCTGCGGGCCTGGCTCGACCAGCACCCCTGA
- a CDS encoding YncE family protein, with translation MLAATAAPATAAPATAAPATAAPADGAPADGAALRQVMFVGNNWDGTADVIASSGDFAKIARVNIIPDRQERLWEIYLNPIRLAFFLGIRSGPGEGHDQFVDDMYTTPDGRAVVASRPSFADVVSIDLATGRVNWRFPVSGFRSDHMAVSPDGRRVAVSASTSNTVHVLDIGTGRQVGSFKTGDKPHENVFTDDGRHLWNMSIGEVNTALDDPALDFTKGDRRITVVDTTTFQQVKVIDMRPRLDAFGRSDLSDSVRPVAFTPDESKLYFQVSFFNGFLEYDVATDRVTRLKELPKNPDTSEDRTTWVNDSRHHGMSMSPAGDRLCIAGTMDDYAVVVDRATLREGALVPASKPYWATVSGDGRSCVISESGADQVTAIDFATGRKLVSVPVGDHPQRVRVGHVPAGWTGPQGG, from the coding sequence GTGCTGGCCGCCACCGCCGCGCCCGCCACCGCCGCGCCCGCCACCGCCGCGCCCGCCACCGCCGCGCCGGCGGACGGCGCGCCGGCGGACGGCGCGGCGCTGCGCCAGGTGATGTTCGTCGGGAACAACTGGGACGGCACCGCCGACGTGATCGCCTCCAGCGGCGACTTCGCGAAGATCGCCCGGGTGAACATCATCCCCGACCGCCAGGAGCGGCTGTGGGAGATCTACCTCAACCCGATCAGGCTCGCGTTCTTCCTCGGCATCAGGTCCGGCCCCGGTGAGGGTCACGACCAGTTCGTCGACGACATGTACACCACGCCCGACGGTCGCGCGGTGGTCGCCTCACGGCCCAGCTTCGCCGACGTGGTCTCGATCGACCTGGCCACGGGCCGGGTCAACTGGCGGTTCCCGGTGTCGGGCTTCCGCTCCGACCACATGGCCGTCTCGCCCGACGGGCGGCGGGTCGCGGTGTCCGCCTCCACGTCCAACACCGTGCACGTGCTCGACATCGGGACCGGCCGCCAGGTCGGCTCCTTCAAGACGGGCGACAAGCCGCACGAGAACGTGTTCACCGACGACGGCCGCCATTTGTGGAACATGTCCATCGGCGAGGTCAACACCGCGCTGGACGACCCGGCGCTCGACTTCACCAAGGGCGACCGCCGCATCACGGTCGTGGACACCACGACGTTCCAGCAGGTGAAGGTCATCGACATGCGACCGCGGCTGGACGCGTTCGGCCGCTCGGACCTGTCCGACTCGGTGCGGCCGGTGGCGTTCACGCCCGACGAGTCGAAGCTGTACTTCCAGGTGTCGTTCTTCAACGGCTTCCTGGAGTACGACGTGGCCACCGACCGCGTCACCCGGCTGAAGGAGCTGCCGAAGAACCCGGACACCAGCGAGGACCGCACCACCTGGGTCAACGACTCCCGCCACCACGGCATGTCGATGAGCCCGGCGGGGGACAGGCTGTGCATCGCCGGGACCATGGACGACTACGCCGTGGTCGTGGACCGGGCGACCCTGCGCGAAGGCGCGCTCGTGCCCGCGTCCAAGCCCTACTGGGCCACGGTGAGCGGTGACGGGCGCAGTTGCGTGATCTCGGAGAGCGGGGCCGACCAGGTGACCGCGATCGACTTCGCCACCGGGCGCAAGCTGGTCTCGGTGCCGGTCGGTGACCACCCCCAGCGCGTGCGCGTGGGCCACGTCCCGGCCGGGTGGACGGGCCCGCAGGGCGGCTGA